One Vespa crabro chromosome 1, iyVesCrab1.2, whole genome shotgun sequence genomic region harbors:
- the LOC124432188 gene encoding succinate dehydrogenase assembly factor 2, mitochondrial-like isoform X1, producing MNIITKQVIFLVRPATVARCISTSCINYKDFEDIFHLESHEPNIPPYVEREGENVDLKRARLIYQSRKRGMLENGLLLSTFAKKYLNNFNDSQLKLYDRLINLPSNDWDIFYWATNAKPTPPEFDNEIMDLLKKHIKNEDKQARIMQPDL from the exons atgaatattattacgaaacaagtaatattttta GTTAGACCTGCGACTGTAGCGAGATGCATATCAACCAGCTGtatcaattataaagattttgaggatatatttcatttggaAAGTCACGAACCAAATATACCTCCGTATGTAGAGCGAGAAGGAGAAAATGTTGATCTTAAAAGAGCACG ATTGATTTACCAGTCTCGTAAACGTGGTATGCTAGAAAACGGTCTTTTACTTAGTACTTTcgctaaaaaatatttgaataattttaatgattcacAATTAAAATTGTATGACCGTCTCATTAATTTACCATCAAATGACTGGGACATATTTTACTGGGCTACAAATGCCAAACCTACACCACCTGAATTTGACAATGAAATTAtggatttattgaaaaaacatATAAAGAATGAAGATAAGCAAGCTAGGATAATGCAGccagatttataa
- the LOC124432188 gene encoding succinate dehydrogenase assembly factor 2, mitochondrial-like isoform X2, whose product MNIITKQVRPATVARCISTSCINYKDFEDIFHLESHEPNIPPYVEREGENVDLKRARLIYQSRKRGMLENGLLLSTFAKKYLNNFNDSQLKLYDRLINLPSNDWDIFYWATNAKPTPPEFDNEIMDLLKKHIKNEDKQARIMQPDL is encoded by the exons atgaatattattacgaaacaa GTTAGACCTGCGACTGTAGCGAGATGCATATCAACCAGCTGtatcaattataaagattttgaggatatatttcatttggaAAGTCACGAACCAAATATACCTCCGTATGTAGAGCGAGAAGGAGAAAATGTTGATCTTAAAAGAGCACG ATTGATTTACCAGTCTCGTAAACGTGGTATGCTAGAAAACGGTCTTTTACTTAGTACTTTcgctaaaaaatatttgaataattttaatgattcacAATTAAAATTGTATGACCGTCTCATTAATTTACCATCAAATGACTGGGACATATTTTACTGGGCTACAAATGCCAAACCTACACCACCTGAATTTGACAATGAAATTAtggatttattgaaaaaacatATAAAGAATGAAGATAAGCAAGCTAGGATAATGCAGccagatttataa